From Klebsiella electrica, the proteins below share one genomic window:
- a CDS encoding ABC transporter ATP-binding protein — MTYAVEFHNVSRFYGDVRAVDGVNMGIRDGEFFSMLGPSGSGKTTCLRLIAGFEQLSGGAIAIYGHKASELPPWQRDVNTVFQDYALFPHMSILDNVAYGLMVKGIGKKERHFRAQEALEKVALGFVHTRKPSQLSGGQRQRVAIARALVNEPRVLLLDEPLGALDLKLREQMQVELKKLQQTLGITFIFVTHDQGEALSMSDRVAVFNNGRIEQIDAPHDLYLRPKTAFVAGFVGTANVFDSELAARLCGMRGVWSLRPEHIRLDSGGEVQVQGVVQAVQYQGAATRIELKLANGDKLLVSQANSDGGMVSSAPQTGQTVLASWSRSAMVPLEQGG; from the coding sequence ATGACGTACGCGGTAGAGTTTCACAATGTCTCTCGTTTCTATGGTGACGTTCGCGCGGTGGACGGCGTCAACATGGGGATCCGTGATGGCGAATTTTTCTCCATGCTGGGGCCATCCGGCTCCGGCAAAACCACCTGCCTGCGGCTGATTGCCGGATTCGAACAGCTCTCGGGCGGGGCGATTGCCATTTACGGTCACAAGGCCAGCGAGCTGCCGCCGTGGCAGCGCGATGTGAATACCGTCTTTCAGGACTATGCGCTGTTTCCGCATATGTCGATCCTCGATAACGTGGCCTACGGGCTGATGGTCAAAGGTATCGGCAAAAAGGAGCGCCATTTTCGCGCGCAGGAGGCGCTGGAAAAGGTGGCACTCGGGTTTGTGCACACCCGCAAACCGTCGCAGCTCTCCGGCGGACAGCGGCAGCGGGTGGCGATTGCCCGCGCTTTAGTGAATGAACCGCGGGTGCTGCTGCTTGATGAGCCGCTTGGCGCGCTGGACTTAAAGCTGCGCGAACAGATGCAGGTCGAGCTGAAAAAACTTCAGCAGACGCTGGGGATCACCTTTATCTTCGTCACCCACGATCAGGGCGAAGCGCTGTCGATGTCCGATCGGGTGGCGGTCTTTAATAACGGGCGTATCGAGCAGATTGATGCCCCGCACGACCTCTATCTGCGTCCGAAAACCGCGTTTGTTGCCGGGTTTGTTGGTACCGCTAACGTATTTGATAGTGAGCTTGCCGCCCGCCTGTGCGGGATGCGCGGGGTCTGGTCGCTGCGGCCGGAACATATTCGTCTCGACAGCGGTGGAGAAGTGCAGGTTCAGGGCGTGGTGCAGGCGGTCCAGTACCAGGGGGCCGCGACGCGTATCGAACTGAAGCTGGCGAATGGCGATAAGCTGCTGGTCAGCCAGGCGAACAGCGATGGCGGGATGGTATCCAGCGCGCCGCAGACCGGACAGACGGTGCTGGCTTCGTGGTCACGTTCGGCGATGGTGCCTTTGGAACAAGGGGGCTGA
- a CDS encoding peptidase U32 family protein — MRLHNHHLELLSPARDAGIAREAILHGADAVYIGGPGFGARHNASNSLSDIAGLVPFAHRYGAKIFVTLNTILHDDELEPAQRLITDLYEAGVDALIVQDMGVMELDIPPVELHASTQCDIRSVEKAKFLSDVGFSQIVLARELNLQQIKAIYDNTDATIEFFIHGALCVAYSGQCNISHAQTGRSANRGDCSQACRLPYTLKDDQGRVVAYEKHLLSMKDNDQTANLAQLIDAGVRSFKIEGRYKDMSYVKNITAHYRQMLDAIIEDRGDLRRSSAGRTEHFFVPSTDKTFHRGSTDYFVNARKGDIGAFDSPKFIGLPVGEVLKVAKDHLDVEVSEALTNGDGLNVMIKREIVGFRANTVEKTGENRYRVWPNEMPADLHKVRPHQVLNRNLDHNWQQALQKTSSERRIAVDIELSGWQEQLVLTMTCEDGVSVTHTLDGEFAEATHAEKALANLRDGVAKLGQTIYFARDVRINLPGALFVPNSLLNQLRRETAERLDEARVNAAPRGQRKAVSVPPPVYPETHLSFLANVYNHKARAFYQRYGVKLIDAAYEAHQEKGDVPVMITKHCLRFAFNLCPKQAKGSIKSWKATPMQLIHGDEVLTLKFDCRPCEMHVIGKMKNHILKMPLPGSIVASVSPDELLKTLPKRKGA; from the coding sequence ATGCGCCTGCACAACCATCATCTTGAACTTCTTAGCCCCGCCCGCGATGCCGGGATCGCCCGTGAAGCGATTTTACACGGCGCAGACGCGGTTTATATCGGCGGACCGGGTTTCGGCGCACGCCACAACGCCAGCAACAGCCTCAGCGACATCGCCGGACTGGTGCCTTTCGCCCATCGCTACGGCGCGAAAATCTTTGTGACGCTGAATACGATTCTTCACGATGATGAACTGGAACCTGCGCAGCGACTGATTACCGATCTGTATGAAGCCGGCGTTGATGCGCTGATCGTGCAGGATATGGGGGTGATGGAGCTGGATATTCCGCCTGTTGAACTTCACGCCAGCACCCAGTGCGACATTCGCAGCGTCGAGAAGGCAAAATTCCTCTCCGACGTCGGCTTTAGCCAAATCGTGCTGGCGCGCGAGCTGAACCTGCAACAGATTAAAGCGATTTACGACAATACCGACGCGACGATCGAGTTCTTTATTCATGGCGCCCTGTGCGTGGCCTATTCCGGGCAGTGCAATATCTCCCACGCCCAGACCGGGCGCAGCGCCAACCGCGGCGACTGCTCCCAGGCGTGCCGTTTGCCGTATACCCTGAAAGATGACCAGGGCCGGGTGGTGGCGTACGAGAAGCATCTGCTGTCGATGAAGGATAATGACCAGACGGCAAACCTGGCCCAACTGATTGACGCCGGGGTGCGCTCCTTCAAAATTGAAGGTCGCTATAAAGATATGAGCTATGTGAAGAACATCACCGCGCACTATCGGCAGATGCTCGATGCGATTATTGAAGATCGTGGCGATCTGAGGCGTTCGTCCGCCGGGCGCACCGAACACTTTTTCGTTCCCTCCACCGATAAAACCTTCCATCGCGGCAGCACCGACTACTTTGTCAATGCCCGCAAAGGCGACATCGGCGCGTTCGATTCGCCGAAATTTATCGGCCTGCCGGTGGGCGAAGTGCTGAAAGTGGCTAAAGACCACCTCGATGTCGAAGTGAGCGAGGCGCTGACCAATGGCGATGGCCTCAACGTGATGATTAAGCGCGAAATCGTCGGGTTCCGCGCCAATACGGTGGAAAAAACCGGCGAAAATCGCTATCGCGTCTGGCCGAACGAGATGCCGGCAGACCTGCATAAAGTCCGCCCGCACCAGGTGCTGAACCGTAACCTCGACCATAACTGGCAGCAGGCTTTGCAAAAGACCTCCAGCGAGCGGCGGATTGCGGTGGACATCGAACTCAGCGGCTGGCAGGAACAGCTGGTGCTGACGATGACCTGCGAAGATGGTGTCAGCGTCACCCACACCCTCGACGGCGAGTTTGCCGAAGCGACCCACGCGGAGAAAGCGCTGGCGAACCTGCGGGACGGCGTGGCGAAGCTGGGGCAAACTATCTATTTTGCCCGCGATGTGCGGATCAATCTCCCCGGCGCGCTGTTTGTGCCCAATAGCCTGCTCAATCAGCTGCGTCGGGAAACGGCAGAACGGCTGGACGAGGCGCGGGTGAATGCCGCGCCGCGCGGCCAGCGTAAAGCGGTTTCCGTCCCGCCGCCGGTTTATCCCGAAACCCATTTATCGTTCCTTGCTAACGTCTATAACCATAAGGCGCGTGCGTTTTACCAGCGCTATGGCGTCAAGCTCATTGATGCGGCCTATGAAGCGCATCAAGAGAAGGGCGATGTGCCGGTGATGATCACCAAGCACTGCCTGCGTTTTGCCTTCAATTTATGCCCGAAACAGGCCAAGGGCTCGATTAAGAGCTGGAAAGCGACGCCGATGCAGCTCATTCACGGTGATGAAGTGCTGACGCTGAAATTCGACTGTCGTCCGTGCGAAATGCACGTCATCGGCAAGATGAAAAATCATATTTTGAAAATGCCGCTTCCGGGGAGCATCGTCGCCTCGGTCAGCCCGGATGAGCTGTTAAAAACCCTGCCGAAGCGGAAAGGCGCCTGA
- a CDS encoding DUF2554 family protein, giving the protein MLRRCVSALVLMCALFSGHLLARKQGHDYFPVQSLEQQLLHEADSDELRSQRDEAAADLRERHHWQNARKPKMHFRL; this is encoded by the coding sequence ATGCTCAGGAGATGCGTTTCGGCATTGGTGCTGATGTGTGCGTTATTTTCCGGCCATTTGCTGGCCCGCAAGCAAGGACATGACTACTTCCCGGTACAAAGCCTCGAACAGCAGCTGCTGCACGAGGCCGATAGTGATGAACTGCGCAGCCAGCGGGACGAGGCCGCCGCCGATCTGCGCGAGCGTCACCACTGGCAGAATGCGCGCAAACCGAAAATGCACTTCCGCCTGTAG
- a CDS encoding aminotransferase-like domain-containing protein, with protein MKKYQQLAQQLTEQIALGVWQPGDRLPSLREQVISSGMSFMTVSHAYQLLESQGRIIARPQSGYYVAPKPVRLRQPPPPAQVTRDESVDINTYIFEVLQASRRAAMLPFASAFPDPRLFPLQQLNRSLAQVSKHATAMSVIENLPPGNDDLRHAIARRYALQGMNISPDEIVITAGALEALNLSLQAVTEPGDWVVVENPCFYGALQALERLRLKALSVATDVKEGIDLAALEQALQSYPVKACWLMTNGQNPLGFTLSAEKKAQLVDLLARYNVVLIEDDVYSELYFGREKPLPAKFWDRQEMTLHCSSFSKCLVPGFRIGWVAAGKHAKRIQQLQLMSTLSTSSPMQMALVDYLSTRRYDAHLRRLRRQLAERKQQAWQALLRHLPAEVKIHHSDSGYFLWLELPEGADAGELSARALRDNISIAPGKMFSITASWTSFFRFNTAWGWGEREEQGVKRLGELIREQLS; from the coding sequence ATGAAAAAGTATCAGCAGCTTGCGCAGCAGCTGACCGAACAGATTGCGCTCGGTGTCTGGCAACCCGGCGACCGGCTGCCTTCTCTACGCGAGCAGGTGATCAGCAGCGGCATGAGCTTTATGACCGTCAGCCACGCTTACCAACTGCTGGAAAGCCAGGGGCGGATTATTGCCCGCCCGCAGTCCGGCTACTACGTGGCGCCAAAACCGGTCAGGCTTCGCCAGCCGCCACCGCCTGCGCAGGTGACGCGTGATGAATCGGTAGACATCAACACCTACATTTTTGAGGTGCTGCAGGCCAGCCGTAGGGCTGCGATGCTGCCCTTCGCCTCGGCATTCCCCGACCCGCGGCTGTTTCCGCTCCAGCAGCTTAATCGCTCGCTGGCGCAAGTGAGCAAACACGCCACCGCCATGAGCGTGATTGAGAATTTGCCGCCGGGCAATGACGATCTGCGCCACGCGATCGCCCGCCGCTACGCGCTGCAGGGGATGAATATCTCGCCGGATGAAATCGTGATTACCGCGGGGGCCCTGGAAGCGCTGAATCTCAGCCTGCAGGCGGTGACGGAACCGGGCGACTGGGTGGTGGTGGAAAATCCCTGTTTTTACGGCGCGCTGCAGGCGCTGGAAAGGCTGCGCCTGAAAGCACTGTCGGTGGCGACGGATGTCAAAGAGGGGATTGATTTAGCCGCGCTGGAGCAGGCGCTGCAGAGTTACCCGGTCAAGGCCTGCTGGCTGATGACCAATGGACAGAATCCGCTCGGCTTTACGCTTAGCGCGGAGAAAAAGGCGCAACTGGTGGATCTGCTGGCTCGCTATAACGTGGTGCTGATTGAGGATGATGTTTACAGTGAACTCTATTTTGGCCGCGAAAAACCGCTCCCCGCCAAATTCTGGGACCGGCAGGAGATGACGCTGCACTGTAGTTCGTTCTCAAAATGCCTGGTGCCTGGTTTTCGTATCGGCTGGGTCGCGGCCGGTAAACATGCTAAACGGATTCAGCAACTACAGTTAATGAGTACGCTTTCCACCAGTTCGCCGATGCAGATGGCGTTGGTCGATTACCTCTCTACCCGGCGCTATGACGCCCACCTCCGCCGCCTGCGTCGCCAGCTTGCTGAGCGTAAACAGCAGGCCTGGCAGGCGCTGCTGCGCCATCTGCCCGCTGAGGTGAAAATCCATCACAGCGACAGCGGTTACTTTTTGTGGCTCGAACTGCCGGAAGGGGCCGATGCCGGAGAGCTGAGCGCCCGGGCCTTGCGCGATAATATCAGTATTGCGCCCGGGAAGATGTTCTCTATCACCGCCAGCTGGACGTCATTTTTCCGCTTTAATACCGCGTGGGGCTGGGGAGAAAGAGAAGAGCAGGGGGTTAAACGACTCGGCGAACTTATTCGTGAGCAGCTGAGCTGA
- the ydcS gene encoding putative ABC transporter substrate-binding protein YdcS: MSKKIARGSLYALGMAILTAQAAEPPASLDKGEGRLDIIAWPGYIERGQTDKNYDWVSQFEKESGCQVNVKTAATSDEMVSLMAKGGYDLVTASGDASLRLIMGKRVQPINTALIGNWSTLDPRVEKGAWFNVGGKVYGTPYQWGPNLLMYNTKIFPTPPDSWNVVFVEQKLSDGKSNQGRVQAYDGPIYIADAALFVKATQPQLGITDPYQLTEAQYQAVLKVLRAQHGLIHRYWHDTTVQMSDFKNEGVVASSAWPYQANGLKADGQPIATVFPKEGVTGWADTTMLHSDARHPVCAYKWMNWSLTPKVQGDVAAWFGSLPVVPQGCKASTLLGDKGCETNGYNEFAKIAFWKTPVAEGGKYVPYSRWTQDYIAIMGGR; this comes from the coding sequence ATGAGCAAAAAAATTGCCCGTGGCAGCCTCTATGCGCTGGGGATGGCTATCCTGACGGCGCAGGCCGCTGAGCCGCCCGCTTCACTGGATAAAGGCGAAGGGCGGCTTGATATTATCGCCTGGCCGGGCTATATCGAGCGCGGCCAGACGGATAAAAACTATGACTGGGTGAGCCAGTTTGAAAAAGAGAGCGGATGTCAGGTGAACGTGAAAACGGCCGCCACGTCCGATGAGATGGTCAGCCTGATGGCGAAAGGCGGGTATGACCTGGTCACCGCCTCGGGTGACGCCTCGCTGCGCTTAATTATGGGCAAACGGGTGCAGCCCATTAATACGGCGCTGATCGGCAACTGGTCTACCCTCGATCCCCGCGTTGAAAAAGGCGCCTGGTTTAACGTCGGCGGTAAAGTCTACGGCACCCCGTACCAGTGGGGACCCAACCTGCTGATGTACAACACTAAAATATTCCCGACGCCGCCGGACAGCTGGAACGTGGTCTTTGTGGAGCAGAAACTCTCCGATGGTAAAAGTAATCAAGGGCGCGTCCAGGCCTACGACGGCCCTATCTATATTGCCGATGCGGCGCTGTTCGTGAAAGCAACCCAGCCGCAGCTGGGCATTACCGACCCCTACCAACTGACCGAAGCCCAGTATCAGGCGGTACTGAAGGTGCTGCGCGCGCAGCATGGGCTAATCCACCGTTACTGGCATGACACCACCGTTCAGATGAGCGACTTCAAAAACGAAGGCGTGGTGGCCTCCAGCGCCTGGCCATATCAGGCCAACGGCTTAAAAGCCGACGGCCAGCCGATAGCCACCGTCTTTCCGAAAGAGGGCGTCACCGGCTGGGCGGATACCACAATGTTACATAGCGACGCCAGACACCCGGTGTGCGCCTATAAATGGATGAACTGGTCGCTGACGCCGAAGGTACAGGGCGACGTGGCGGCGTGGTTCGGCTCGTTGCCGGTGGTACCGCAAGGCTGTAAGGCGAGTACGCTACTGGGTGACAAAGGGTGCGAAACCAATGGCTACAACGAGTTCGCTAAAATTGCATTCTGGAAAACGCCGGTGGCCGAAGGGGGGAAATATGTGCCCTATAGCCGCTGGACGCAGGACTATATCGCGATTATGGGCGGCCGGTAA
- the cydB gene encoding cytochrome d ubiquinol oxidase subunit II: MGIDLSVIWFVIIVFATLMYIVMDGFDLGIGILFSTTRDAQDRDVMVNSVAPVWDGNETWLVLGGAGLFGAFPLAYAVIIDALAIPLTLMLIGLIFRGVAFEFRFQATPSHRPFWDRAFLCGSLLATFSQGVVVGAVINGFPVSGRTFSGGMLDWLTPFTLFCGLGLTIAYALLGATWLVMKSGNPLQEKMRHTSRTLLLALLVTIAVISLWTPLAQPAIADRWFTLPNLFFLLPVPLLVVAIGVWLWRDLHNPERHALPFILTLGLVFLGFSGLGISIWPHIIPPGITLWQAAAPPQSQGFMLVGALLIIPVILGYTFWSYYVFRGKVQHGEGYH; this comes from the coding sequence ATGGGGATCGATCTCTCAGTTATCTGGTTCGTCATTATCGTCTTCGCCACCCTGATGTACATCGTGATGGATGGCTTCGATTTAGGGATCGGCATTTTGTTCTCGACCACCCGCGATGCGCAAGACCGCGACGTCATGGTTAACAGCGTGGCGCCGGTCTGGGACGGCAACGAAACCTGGCTGGTGCTTGGCGGCGCCGGGCTGTTCGGCGCGTTTCCCCTCGCCTATGCGGTGATTATCGATGCGCTGGCGATCCCGCTGACGTTAATGTTAATCGGCCTGATTTTTCGCGGCGTGGCGTTTGAGTTTCGCTTCCAGGCAACGCCGTCACATCGTCCGTTCTGGGATCGCGCATTCCTCTGCGGTTCGCTGCTGGCCACCTTCTCCCAGGGGGTGGTTGTCGGGGCGGTCATTAACGGCTTCCCGGTGAGCGGCCGCACGTTCAGCGGCGGCATGCTCGACTGGCTGACGCCGTTCACCCTGTTCTGCGGTCTGGGGTTGACCATCGCCTATGCGCTGCTGGGAGCCACCTGGCTGGTGATGAAGAGCGGAAATCCGCTACAGGAAAAAATGCGTCATACCTCGCGGACGCTGCTGCTGGCGCTGCTGGTCACCATCGCCGTCATCAGCCTGTGGACGCCGCTGGCGCAACCGGCCATCGCCGACCGCTGGTTCACTCTGCCGAACCTCTTTTTCCTGCTGCCGGTTCCCCTGCTGGTTGTGGCGATCGGCGTCTGGCTGTGGCGGGATCTGCACAACCCTGAGCGTCACGCGCTGCCCTTTATTCTGACGCTGGGCCTGGTGTTCCTCGGTTTCAGCGGTCTGGGGATCAGTATCTGGCCGCACATTATTCCACCGGGTATTACGCTGTGGCAGGCCGCCGCACCGCCGCAGAGCCAGGGGTTTATGCTGGTGGGCGCCCTGCTCATTATTCCGGTGATCCTGGGCTATACCTTCTGGAGCTACTACGTGTTCCGCGGCAAAGTCCAACATGGTGAGGGGTATCATTGA
- a CDS encoding benzoate/H(+) symporter BenE family transporter, with product MRSFSLPLPTLLAGFIAVLVGYASSAAIIWQAAASAGASASQIAGWMTALGLGMGVSTLALTLWRKVPILTAWSTPGAALLVSGLQGVTLHQAIGVFIFANGLMVLCGLTGLFARLMKIIPHSLAAAMLAGILLRFGLQAFATLEGHLLLCGGMLAAWLLCKALYPRFAVVAALLVGGAIAVFSGDVVGTHISLAFVAPEYIAPQFTPSLLLSVGVPFFLVTMASQNAPGFATMQASGYRVPVSPLIVATAGLALVLSPFGVYSICIAAITAAICQSPEAHPDPQRRWLAAAAAGGFYLLAGLFGGSITSLMSALPTAWIQMLAGLALLGTLGGSLSQALNQENERDAAVVTFLVTASGVTLAGIGSAFWGLALGGVSFALLSALRRA from the coding sequence ATGCGCTCATTCTCACTCCCGCTGCCGACGTTGCTCGCCGGGTTTATCGCCGTTCTGGTGGGCTACGCCAGTTCGGCCGCCATTATCTGGCAAGCCGCCGCCAGCGCTGGCGCCAGCGCGAGTCAGATAGCTGGCTGGATGACGGCTCTCGGGCTGGGAATGGGGGTCAGCACACTGGCCCTCACTCTCTGGCGCAAAGTGCCGATCCTCACCGCCTGGTCGACCCCCGGCGCGGCGCTGCTGGTCAGCGGATTACAGGGGGTGACGCTGCACCAGGCGATCGGCGTGTTTATCTTTGCGAATGGCTTAATGGTGCTATGCGGGCTGACCGGCCTTTTTGCCCGGCTGATGAAAATCATCCCCCACTCGCTCGCAGCCGCCATGCTGGCAGGGATTTTACTGCGCTTCGGTCTGCAGGCCTTCGCCACCCTTGAAGGCCATCTGCTGCTGTGCGGCGGGATGCTGGCAGCCTGGCTGCTGTGTAAAGCGCTGTACCCGCGCTTTGCGGTGGTGGCAGCGCTGCTGGTCGGCGGCGCCATCGCCGTGTTCTCCGGCGATGTCGTCGGGACGCACATCAGCCTCGCTTTTGTCGCCCCGGAATATATCGCGCCGCAGTTTACCCCTTCGCTGTTGCTCAGCGTCGGCGTCCCCTTCTTCCTGGTCACCATGGCCTCGCAAAACGCCCCCGGATTCGCCACCATGCAGGCTTCCGGCTACCGGGTGCCCGTGTCGCCGCTGATTGTCGCTACCGCGGGTCTGGCGCTGGTACTGTCACCTTTTGGCGTTTATTCGATCTGTATTGCCGCCATTACCGCCGCAATTTGCCAAAGTCCGGAGGCCCATCCTGACCCGCAGCGACGTTGGCTGGCCGCCGCCGCCGCGGGCGGTTTTTATCTGCTGGCCGGCCTGTTCGGCGGATCGATTACGTCGTTGATGTCCGCCCTGCCGACGGCGTGGATTCAGATGCTGGCCGGGCTAGCGCTGCTCGGGACGCTTGGCGGAAGTCTGTCTCAGGCGCTGAATCAGGAGAATGAGCGCGACGCGGCGGTGGTGACGTTTCTGGTCACCGCCAGCGGCGTGACCCTGGCGGGGATCGGCTCGGCCTTCTGGGGACTGGCGCTCGGCGGGGTGAGTTTCGCCCTGCTGTCAGCGCTGCGCCGCGCGTAA
- a CDS encoding DUF2474 domain-containing protein, which produces MNQSRLKQLLWMVTLWGASVLALGAVSMLFRFLMTAAGLKV; this is translated from the coding sequence ATGAATCAGTCACGACTGAAGCAATTATTATGGATGGTCACACTATGGGGTGCCAGCGTGCTGGCGCTGGGCGCAGTCAGTATGCTCTTTCGCTTTTTAATGACCGCGGCGGGGCTGAAAGTTTAA
- a CDS encoding helix-turn-helix domain-containing protein — MNIAQHLATTLKTLRQQRGWSLSRLAEETGVSKAMLGQVERNESSPTVATLWKIATGLNVPFSAFIVTDEATAPTAFDPQQQAMVVTPVFPWDPELRFDHFSITLAPGALSESTPHEKGVIEHVVVISGELDLCLQGKWLTLTSGEGRRFAGDMAHAYRNRGAQTVHFHSLIHYPKEKAAGI; from the coding sequence ATGAATATTGCGCAACATCTGGCGACGACCCTGAAAACGCTGCGTCAACAGCGCGGCTGGAGCCTGTCGCGACTGGCGGAAGAAACCGGGGTATCAAAAGCGATGCTCGGGCAGGTTGAACGAAATGAATCCAGCCCGACGGTGGCCACGTTATGGAAAATCGCCACCGGTCTGAACGTGCCGTTCTCGGCGTTTATCGTCACCGATGAAGCGACAGCGCCGACCGCCTTTGACCCGCAGCAGCAGGCGATGGTGGTGACGCCCGTTTTCCCGTGGGACCCGGAACTGCGTTTCGACCATTTTTCGATTACTCTTGCCCCCGGCGCGCTCAGTGAATCCACGCCGCATGAGAAAGGGGTGATTGAACATGTGGTGGTGATAAGCGGTGAGCTGGATCTGTGTCTGCAGGGGAAGTGGCTGACGCTAACGAGCGGAGAGGGGCGGCGGTTTGCCGGAGACATGGCCCATGCCTATCGTAACCGCGGCGCGCAAACGGTCCATTTTCACTCGCTGATACATTATCCCAAAGAAAAAGCCGCGGGCATTTAA
- a CDS encoding cytochrome ubiquinol oxidase subunit I: MFGLDAFHLARIQFAFTVSFHIIFPAITIGLASYLAVLEGLWLKTKNPVWRSLYHFWSKIFAVNFGMGVVSGLVMAYQFGTNWSGFSEFAGSITGPLLTYEVLTAFFLEAGFLGVMLFGWNRVSPGMHFFATCMVALGTIISTFWILASNSWMQTPQGFEVVNGQVVPVDWFAVIFNPSFPYRLFHMTVAAFLSSALFVGASAAWHLLRGNNTPAIRAMFSMALWMTLIVAPVQAMIGDMHGLNTLKHQPAKIAAIEGHWENPPGEPTPLLLVGWPDMEQERTRYGLEIPALGSLILTHSLDKQVPALKEFAPQDRPNATVVFWSFRLMAGLGMLMILLGTLALWLRYRKRLYQSKPFLRFALLMGPSGLIAILAGWVTTEVGRQPWVVYGVQRTADAVSAHGDMHMTISLLIFFVVYSSVFGVGYSYMLRLIRKGPQTFNPPVSGTPARPLSAATEGFQHKESH; encoded by the coding sequence ATGTTCGGTCTTGATGCATTCCACCTTGCGCGAATCCAATTCGCCTTTACCGTCTCATTCCACATTATCTTTCCCGCCATCACCATTGGCCTGGCCAGCTATCTGGCGGTACTGGAAGGATTGTGGCTGAAGACAAAAAATCCTGTCTGGCGCTCGCTTTACCACTTCTGGTCAAAGATTTTCGCCGTTAACTTCGGCATGGGCGTCGTCTCCGGTCTGGTGATGGCCTACCAGTTCGGCACTAACTGGAGCGGTTTCTCCGAGTTTGCCGGCAGTATTACCGGCCCGCTGCTGACTTATGAAGTCCTGACCGCCTTCTTCCTTGAGGCGGGATTCCTCGGGGTCATGCTCTTTGGCTGGAATCGTGTCAGCCCCGGCATGCACTTTTTCGCCACCTGCATGGTCGCCCTGGGAACCATCATCTCAACCTTCTGGATCCTCGCCTCCAACAGCTGGATGCAGACCCCGCAGGGGTTCGAAGTCGTTAACGGCCAGGTGGTCCCCGTCGACTGGTTCGCGGTTATCTTCAACCCGTCGTTCCCGTATCGTCTGTTTCATATGACGGTGGCGGCTTTTCTCAGCAGCGCCCTGTTTGTCGGGGCCTCGGCGGCGTGGCATCTGCTGCGCGGTAACAACACGCCGGCGATCCGCGCGATGTTTTCGATGGCGCTGTGGATGACGCTTATCGTTGCCCCTGTTCAGGCGATGATCGGCGATATGCACGGTCTGAACACCCTGAAACATCAGCCGGCGAAAATTGCCGCCATCGAGGGACACTGGGAAAACCCTCCGGGCGAACCGACGCCCCTGCTGCTGGTCGGCTGGCCGGATATGGAGCAGGAACGCACCCGCTACGGACTGGAGATCCCGGCTCTCGGCAGCCTGATCCTGACCCATAGTCTGGACAAACAGGTTCCTGCCCTGAAGGAATTCGCGCCGCAGGACCGTCCCAACGCCACCGTGGTGTTCTGGTCATTTCGCCTGATGGCCGGACTCGGCATGTTGATGATCCTGCTTGGTACGCTGGCGCTGTGGCTGCGCTACCGCAAACGTCTGTATCAGTCGAAACCCTTCCTGCGCTTTGCGCTGTTGATGGGTCCTTCCGGGCTGATTGCCATTCTCGCCGGTTGGGTCACGACCGAAGTGGGCCGCCAGCCCTGGGTGGTCTATGGCGTACAACGCACTGCTGATGCCGTCTCCGCCCACGGCGACATGCATATGACCATCAGTCTGCTGATTTTCTTCGTCGTCTATAGCTCGGTATTTGGCGTCGGCTACAGCTATATGCTGCGCCTGATCCGCAAAGGACCACAGACCTTCAATCCACCGGTATCCGGTACCCCGGCCCGCCCGCTCTCCGCGGCAACAGAAGGTTTTCAGCATAAGGAGTCCCACTAA